The genomic stretch TAGTAACGCAAGTACCAAACTTCCAACGATATAAATTAAGGTCACAATCCTCGGCGTAATAAATTCTCCCAGTGGTGATGGGCGTAGTGTAATTATTCCGTCGTCTTCCTGCTGCCTGGATGCATTTATTGCTTCCAGCAGAGGTTTGCGGGTCATGAGCAGGTTGATCAGTAATCCTAAAAAGATAAAGGTTGCTGTTGCCACCCGCAGTCCTAGGTCCGAGAGTAAAACGGTGTAAAACACTGAGCTGTAGCCTACGGACTTGAACCATAACAAGTCCACATACAGGCCCACACCCCATTTGAAAAAGCTAATAACTAGAACAGCTAGAACAGCAATAATGGTAAATATTCTACGCGGGTTTTTCTGCAATTAAAAAATACCTCCTATTGGCCCCTAAGGCTACCTAAGCCAGCGCAAATTACATGGGCTTGGCAGGTTTTTGCGCGTCGTCAGATTCTTTTCTTATTTTGGCCATGCAACGCTGACAGAATGACGGCGCTTTTTGGGGGATATCCTCATCCTCTTCATCCTTATTCTTCCATTCCTGCTCTTCTATTATTCGTCCGCACATTAAGCAACGATTTGCCATTTGCTACACCTCCGTTAAAATGCTGAGTAGTATTTTTGTGTAATCTATATATTTCGCTTTTTACTGGTGAATTCCTGCACTAACAGTTCACTAAAGTTGTAAGCCCCAGCATTTTCGAGAGGTTTTTTAATTAATCAGCCGGCAAAATCCCTCTTTATGTCCTCTGCCAGGTTTTCAGGCAGCATAACAGTCCAAGGGTCATCGTGAAGTACCTGCATGTGGGTTATATCACTGCCGACGAGAGGAAATATCGTAAAGCGTCCCACCATGCGTATCATCAAAGAAAAACTCTTATCCTCCCGCATTCCGAAATACAGTGCACCGTTAAAGGAGGGCATGTTAATGCGGTCATAATAATGTGTTATTTTAACTATTCCCTGCGCAATTTGCTCCAGGTCATCCTCATCTAGATCCCAAATGCTGCTTTTGCCTGGTAAAATACCGGTAACGTCGGCCACGTGCCGCGGGGCATAGGTGGCCATCCAGTGTACATTGCCTGTTTGCCCCAGATAACGTTCTCCTTCCTTCTGTTCTGCCTCTATTAATTGATTAAAATAATTATTACCGTTTTGGTCAAAGTATTTATTTGCAGCTGAGTAAATTTCCTGGTCATAAGTACCCGGCTTTGGCCCCGCCAGAACTTGCAAGTGGGGATGAATTAATGAGCCTCCGGCATACGGCATGTAATTCCAATTCAGCGAAGAATAGCTTGCACCTTCGGGATCGTATTTTTGAGCAATTTGCAGGTACTCCAGGGATGCTTTAAAACTCTCCACAATCATAGAGGTATAAATATCAACCATGGGCACGTAATGTTCTTTGCACATGACCACTACAGATGCGTATTTCTCATAGGGATGCAGGTTAGGTACGGCTACAGCATTACCCACCCGGACATGCCCCTGTGGATAAAAGTCTGATGTAAAACGCGGAGTGGCCTTGTCCAAGCTTTCCGGACAGAAGGGGCAAAACTGCTGGCGCGATTTTTCCACGAAAGGCTCCCAGTCGTGGCGGTGAAGGTTCAGGCGCCGAAAGGGAAACACCCTTGATATGTGGCCGGTTAAAGGATCATACCTAACTTCACTGGTTACAGACTTCTCACCCTTTTTAGGGTCAATAAAGAAACTTTTGTTTAAATCACGGCGAAATTCAACGGTCATTTCGCATAGCCTCCCTTATTATTTCCACTCCTGAACTGGTGCCCAGCCTGTCTGCCCCTGCTTCAAGCATCTTTAGCGCAGTAACTAGGTCCTTAATGCCGCCAGAGGCTTTTACCCCTACATCAGAGCCGGTAATTTCTTTTAACAGTTTTATATCCTCCACTTTAGCGCCGGCGGCGGAGAAACCGGTGGATGTCTTCACAAAATCAACTGAGGCGTTTAAGGCCAATTTGCAGGCCTCAATCTTTTCGTACCGGCTTAAAAGGCAGGTCTCCAGGATAACCTTGGTTACTGTTTTAGGGTCAATTTCTTTAACGGTTTTTACAACTGCAAACATATCGGCTTCCACTGTTTTGTGGTCTCCATCTTTTAATGCCCCGATGTTAATCACAAAATCTATTTCCGATGCCCCGTTCCGTATTGCCTGTGCTGCCTCGGCAGCCTTAATGCTGCTAAGGGTTGCCCCGAAGGGAAAACCTATAACTGTGCAGACTCCGGTGGTCGAACCGGACAGTTTCCGGTAAGCGTGCTGTACATAAAAAGGGTTTATGCATACAGTCTTAAAATTGTATTGCTTGGCCTGGGCGCACACTTCAGTTATGTGCGCCCGGGTTGCTTCGGGTTTTAGCAGTGTATGGTCAATGGCCAATGCTAAATTTTCGTGGTTGATGTGCATATTATCGCTCCATAGCAAGATTGACAAGCTTTGCAGTTAAATCTTCAAAAGATATACCCGCTGCCCTGGCAGCATCAGGGTATAGACTTGTTTCCGTCATTCCCGGAATGGTATTAACCTCTAAGATTGTTGATTCCCCATGGCTGTCAACTATAAAATCTACCCGGGCCAGGCCACGGCAACCAAGTGCTTTAAAGGTCTTTACCGCCATCTCTTTGATAGCTTCCTGTTGCTTATCGGGTATACGCGGTGGCATGATATGGTCGCTAAGTCCTACGGTATATTTGGCTTCATAATCATATACGCCTGAAGCGGAATATATTTCTATCAAGGGAAGAGCAACAGGGTCCTCATTGCCTAGGACAGAGGCCGTAACTTCTGTACCCTCTACCATGTCTTCCACCAAAGCAACGGGGTCAAATTTAAAGGCTTCCTCTAAAGCGGGCTTAAGTTCTTCTATGTCACGGACGAATGACGTGCCGATGGAGGAACCTTGAGTAGGGGCTTTGACCACCAGTGGCAGTTTTTGTTTGGCAAGTATTTGCCCGGTTATCTTTTCCTGCCCTTCCTTTTGGTAGCGTTTCTTTTCGATAACTGAGAAAACGGGTGTTGGTAATCCTTCGTGGGAAAGTATTTTCTTAGTGGCGATCTTGTCAATGGCAAGGGCGCTGGCTAAAACCCCGGAACCGGTATAAGGAATATCCAACATTTCCAAAAGCCCTTGTATGGTACCGTCTTCACCGAAGCGTCCGTGCAGGGCTATAAACGCCAACTCAATTTCCTTCTCTTTCAATTGTTCTGCGATATCAAAACCCACATCAATCTTTTCCGTGGTAAAACCACTACTCACCAGCGCTTGGTAAATTGCTTCCCCGGTGCGTAATGAAACTTCCCTTTCCGCGGACCGTCCTCCCATTAAAATACCTATTTTAGGGTTCACCACATCACCTCCAGACTACGTGATAATAATATACTATTCTTATCATTGGATAAAAATCCTTTCCGGACCAGCAATTTCTCTTGACCACGCATAAGCAATCAGTTATAATAGTATTTGCATTTACGAAAGGAAAACATGTGATTTATATAGGGGAGTAGCTCAATTGGCAGAGCATCGGTCTCCAAAACCGAGGGCTGCGGGTTCGATTCCTGTCTCCCCTGCCAGAAAAGATTTTAGCACTACAAGAGTGGCTGAAGTCAAACCTGCTTGGAAAGAGTCAGAGTTTAATTCTGGCTCTTTTTTTGTGCTTCTTAATAAGATAACCCACCTCTATAAATCCTAACTTTTATGTCGTGATAAATCAACAACCAAAGTGAAATCCATATCTCTTTATAATCAGACTCTTAAAGTGATTGCATAAAGACAATTAAAGCCCAGGTGGTGCCCTGGGCTTATTAATACTGTAAAAAAATATGACTTACTATATATTATGACAATGGCTAAGGTGTAAAGCATTAAAAGCGCGCGTCATGCTTGTGCCCGTTAGGTAGTAGCACGGTTTACCTTGATGAAAATAACTTTGTCATTTTCATCCCATTCGGCATTGAATAATCCTCGTGTGTTGATGCCAAAGTGTTTGGTAAATCCTTTACTTTGTAGTTTTCCGTCGGTCAGCTTGAGACCACCGGTTTCAACTGGTTTTAATCTGATTGTCTTCTCCTCAGGATCATAAGCAATAGCAACAGTAGATTCACCTAACTTTTCTTGCATGTCAGGGCTTAAAATAAGGTGTGTTTTAGTTAGTTTTGCTGAGTTAGGCCTAAGCCCCCCTCTTGTAGGATTATACTCAATAAATGCCATCCGAGTATTACACCTCCCGCGTGATTTTAAATTTAATTTATCATAGTGTAAAGGTAATAGCAAGCCATAGGGCTATAATTAATCTTGA from Bacillota bacterium encodes the following:
- the deoC gene encoding deoxyribose-phosphate aldolase, producing MHINHENLALAIDHTLLKPEATRAHITEVCAQAKQYNFKTVCINPFYVQHAYRKLSGSTTGVCTVIGFPFGATLSSIKAAEAAQAIRNGASEIDFVINIGALKDGDHKTVEADMFAVVKTVKEIDPKTVTKVILETCLLSRYEKIEACKLALNASVDFVKTSTGFSAAGAKVEDIKLLKEITGSDVGVKASGGIKDLVTALKMLEAGADRLGTSSGVEIIREAMRNDR
- a CDS encoding D-alanine--D-alanine ligase, producing the protein MNPKIGILMGGRSAEREVSLRTGEAIYQALVSSGFTTEKIDVGFDIAEQLKEKEIELAFIALHGRFGEDGTIQGLLEMLDIPYTGSGVLASALAIDKIATKKILSHEGLPTPVFSVIEKKRYQKEGQEKITGQILAKQKLPLVVKAPTQGSSIGTSFVRDIEELKPALEEAFKFDPVALVEDMVEGTEVTASVLGNEDPVALPLIEIYSASGVYDYEAKYTVGLSDHIMPPRIPDKQQEAIKEMAVKTFKALGCRGLARVDFIVDSHGESTILEVNTIPGMTETSLYPDAARAAGISFEDLTAKLVNLAMER